A stretch of the Rhizomicrobium sp. genome encodes the following:
- a CDS encoding DUF736 family protein, with protein MPAIGHVTKQKDGNFKGQLKTLSFRAPIDILLNPSKNGDTQPDYRVYSGNVEIGAGWIKKGQTSGENYVSLSFADPALGRSKLYANLGRAAGQDDDDVFAVIWNPVD; from the coding sequence ATGCCTGCCATCGGTCATGTCACGAAGCAGAAAGACGGCAACTTCAAGGGTCAGCTCAAGACGCTGTCGTTCCGCGCCCCCATCGATATCCTGCTCAATCCGAGCAAGAATGGCGACACGCAACCCGACTATCGCGTGTATTCCGGCAACGTCGAGATCGGCGCGGGCTGGATCAAAAAGGGCCAGACCAGCGGCGAGAACTACGTGTCGCTGAGCTTTGCCGATCCCGCTCTGGGACGCTCGAAGCTTTACGCCAATCTCGGCCGCGCCGCCGGACAGGATGACGACGACGTGTTCGCAGTCATCTGGAATCCGGTCGATTGA
- a CDS encoding conjugal transfer protein TraG: MTPTKFLVGQIAIVFAVVIFGVWFATEWCAWHLDFQPRLGAPWFLVHGWPIYLPWRLFEWWYAYEAYAPSLFNHAGAIAAGSGFAGIAVAIIGSLYRARQNKLVTTYGSSRWARDREIAHAGLFRAAGVFLGQLEGRYLRHDGPEHVMAFAPTRSGKGVGLVIPTLLSWTGSTVVHDIKGENWQLTAGWRAKFSHALLFNPTDPRSSRYNPLLEVRKGPNEVRDVQNIADILVDPEGALEKRNHWEKTSHSLLVGVILHVLYAEEEKTLARVATFLSDPQRSFQHTLRKMMETNHLGTLDEPFVHPVVASAAREVLNKSENERSGVLSTAMSFLGLYRDPVVARTTAGCDWRIADLVDAERPVSLYLVVPPSDISRTKPLVRLVLNQIGRHLTERLEGDPGKSRRHKLLMMLDEFPALGRLDFFETALAFMAGYGIRAYLIAQSLNQISKAYGENNAILDNCHVRIAFSSNDERTAKRISDALGTATELRAQRNYAGHRLSPWLSHVMVSRQETARPLLTPGEVMQLPPADELVLVSGLAPIRAKKLRYYEDSNFLRRVEATPDLSATVYRDRPPPRRDDWSGQIRGVHIDLSRPLDREFGTADAGGGDLQRQPWAPDESEPKRDDAPTVETALFEDDDPQSDKQTLDAVARAHAMNEGDLHKHASHDLLPEF; this comes from the coding sequence ATGACGCCGACCAAGTTTCTTGTGGGACAGATAGCGATCGTCTTTGCGGTCGTGATCTTCGGCGTCTGGTTCGCCACTGAATGGTGCGCTTGGCATCTCGACTTCCAGCCACGCCTCGGCGCGCCTTGGTTCCTTGTGCACGGCTGGCCGATCTATCTGCCGTGGCGGCTGTTCGAGTGGTGGTACGCCTACGAGGCCTACGCGCCGTCGCTGTTCAACCATGCCGGTGCCATTGCGGCGGGCAGCGGCTTCGCGGGCATCGCGGTTGCGATCATCGGCTCGCTCTACCGCGCCCGGCAAAACAAGCTGGTCACGACCTACGGCTCTTCGCGCTGGGCACGTGACCGGGAGATCGCGCATGCCGGACTGTTTCGGGCGGCGGGCGTATTCTTGGGCCAACTCGAGGGTCGCTATCTGCGCCATGACGGGCCCGAACACGTCATGGCCTTTGCGCCGACGCGGTCCGGCAAAGGCGTTGGTCTTGTCATTCCCACGCTGTTGTCCTGGACAGGTAGCACCGTTGTGCACGACATCAAGGGCGAGAACTGGCAGCTGACCGCCGGCTGGCGTGCCAAGTTCTCGCACGCCTTGTTGTTCAATCCGACCGATCCGCGCTCGTCCCGCTACAACCCGCTGCTTGAAGTCCGCAAAGGTCCCAATGAGGTCCGCGATGTGCAGAACATCGCCGACATCCTCGTCGATCCCGAGGGTGCGCTGGAGAAGCGCAACCATTGGGAAAAGACCAGTCACTCCCTGCTGGTCGGGGTGATCCTCCACGTTCTCTATGCCGAGGAAGAGAAGACTCTCGCACGGGTCGCGACCTTCCTCTCCGACCCCCAGCGCTCCTTCCAGCACACGTTGCGCAAGATGATGGAGACCAACCATCTGGGCACGCTGGATGAACCCTTCGTACATCCCGTTGTGGCCTCGGCCGCGCGCGAAGTCCTAAACAAGTCCGAGAACGAGCGCTCCGGCGTGCTGTCGACCGCCATGTCGTTTCTGGGTCTCTATCGCGATCCGGTCGTCGCGCGCACCACGGCAGGCTGCGACTGGCGGATCGCCGATCTGGTCGATGCCGAACGCCCGGTCTCGCTCTACCTGGTCGTGCCGCCGTCCGATATCTCGCGCACCAAGCCGCTGGTGCGCCTGGTGCTCAACCAGATCGGGCGGCATCTGACCGAGCGGCTGGAAGGCGATCCCGGCAAGTCGCGCCGCCACAAGCTGCTGATGATGCTGGACGAGTTTCCGGCACTGGGGCGGTTGGACTTCTTCGAGACCGCGCTCGCCTTCATGGCCGGCTACGGCATCCGGGCGTACCTCATCGCCCAATCGCTCAACCAGATCTCCAAGGCCTATGGCGAGAACAACGCCATTCTGGACAATTGCCATGTCCGCATCGCGTTCTCCTCCAACGACGAACGCACCGCCAAGCGTATTTCCGATGCGCTGGGTACGGCCACCGAGCTGCGCGCGCAGCGCAACTATGCCGGTCACCGCCTGTCGCCCTGGCTCAGTCACGTCATGGTCAGTCGGCAAGAGACGGCGCGTCCGCTTCTGACCCCCGGCGAAGTGATGCAGCTGCCGCCCGCCGACGAACTGGTGCTGGTGTCGGGCCTGGCGCCGATCCGCGCCAAGAAGCTTCGCTATTACGAAGACAGCAATTTCCTGCGTCGCGTCGAAGCGACCCCGGACCTGTCCGCGACGGTCTATCGCGATCGCCCACCCCCGCGGCGCGACGATTGGAGCGGGCAGATCCGCGGCGTGCATATCGATCTGTCGCGTCCGCTCGACCGCGAGTTCGGCACCGCCGACGCCGGCGGCGGCGATCTTCAGCGCCAGCCCTGGGCACCCGACGAAAGTGAACCGAAGCGTGACGACGCACCGACAGTCGAGACGGCCCTGTTCGAGGACGATGACCCGCAATCGGACAAGCAGACCCTCGATGCCGTCGCTCGCGCGCACGCGATGAACGAAGGCGATCTGCACAAACATGCCTCGCACGATCTGTTGCCGGAGTTCTGA
- a CDS encoding lytic transglycosylase domain-containing protein: MDALSTVLGCLLCAAQPSDLPPAIAHWEPIIAAASGRFDVPEPWIAHVMATESGGMTTLNGRPITSSAGAMGLMQIMPQTYEALRARYGFGADAYNPHDNVFAGAAYLHELYQRYGYPNLFAAYNAGPSRLDDFLNRGRPLPHATSTYVAGITGTNLSGRASSPLSEGGAPNTPPSALFVVNRAHETNTTAGASASSLFVMLSAAQR; this comes from the coding sequence ATGGACGCATTGAGCACAGTTTTGGGCTGTCTTTTGTGTGCCGCGCAGCCCAGCGATTTGCCACCTGCCATCGCGCACTGGGAGCCCATTATCGCGGCCGCGTCGGGTCGTTTTGACGTTCCCGAGCCGTGGATCGCCCACGTGATGGCAACGGAAAGTGGTGGCATGACCACGCTGAATGGTCGTCCCATCACATCAAGCGCGGGCGCAATGGGGCTGATGCAGATCATGCCACAGACTTACGAAGCGCTGCGTGCGCGCTATGGATTCGGAGCCGACGCCTACAATCCCCATGACAATGTCTTCGCAGGCGCAGCCTATCTTCATGAACTCTATCAGCGCTACGGCTACCCCAATCTGTTCGCGGCCTATAACGCCGGGCCGTCGCGACTCGACGACTTCTTGAACCGCGGACGGCCGCTTCCGCACGCGACCTCGACGTATGTGGCAGGGATTACCGGCACGAATTTAAGCGGTAGAGCGTCGTCACCTCTTTCTGAAGGCGGCGCTCCGAACACGCCACCCAGTGCGCTGTTCGTTGTCAATCGCGCCCATGAAACAAACACTACAGCTGGGGCTTCGGCGTCCTCTCTATTTGTGATGCTGTCCGCCGCGCAGCGCTGA
- a CDS encoding TrbC/VirB2 family protein has protein sequence MRLCEFASALRTFIAGAALTLFVCRPAWASGTNMPWEQPLQQVLDSVQGPVAKIIAVLIIIVTGLTLAFGETSGGFRRLIQIVFGISIAFAASSFFLSFFSFGGGALV, from the coding sequence ATGCGCCTTTGTGAATTCGCTTCCGCCCTTCGCACCTTCATCGCAGGCGCGGCGCTTACACTGTTCGTGTGCAGACCGGCCTGGGCCTCCGGGACCAACATGCCCTGGGAGCAGCCGCTGCAGCAGGTTCTGGACTCGGTACAGGGACCCGTCGCCAAGATCATCGCAGTGCTGATCATCATTGTGACCGGCCTGACGCTGGCCTTCGGCGAGACCTCGGGCGGCTTCCGCCGCCTGATTCAGATCGTGTTCGGCATCTCCATCGCCTTCGCCGCGTCGAGCTTCTTCCTCTCCTTCTTCTCCTTCGGTGGCGGGGCGCTCGTCTGA
- a CDS encoding helix-turn-helix domain-containing protein, with amino-acid sequence MDDTAQDTALRAAKARKGSPFLTTKEAAYFLGLKPHTLVKMRMEGRGPSHRHHGRYIFYHIDDLEAWSKAQSK; translated from the coding sequence ATGGACGACACGGCGCAGGATACCGCCCTCCGCGCAGCGAAGGCGAGAAAAGGTTCTCCGTTTCTTACGACGAAGGAGGCCGCGTACTTCCTCGGTTTGAAGCCGCACACGCTGGTCAAGATGCGTATGGAAGGGCGCGGTCCCAGCCATCGTCATCACGGACGCTACATCTTCTATCACATCGACGATCTCGAAGCCTGGTCGAAGGCGCAATCCAAATGA
- a CDS encoding VirB3 family type IV secretion system protein: MQGDIEGFEVPLHRSLTEPILLGSAPRAIAIVNGTIAAALGLGLQMWLAGVVLWIVGHSLAVFAAKRDPDFATVLIRHLRQKAYLAC, from the coding sequence ATGCAGGGCGACATCGAGGGCTTCGAGGTGCCGCTGCACCGCTCGCTGACCGAGCCGATCCTGTTGGGCAGCGCGCCGCGCGCCATCGCCATCGTCAACGGCACGATCGCGGCGGCGCTGGGACTGGGTCTGCAGATGTGGCTGGCCGGCGTGGTGCTCTGGATCGTCGGGCACTCGCTCGCGGTGTTTGCGGCCAAGCGCGATCCCGATTTCGCGACCGTCCTCATCCGCCATCTGCGTCAGAAGGCCTATCTCGCATGCTGA
- the trbB gene encoding P-type conjugative transfer ATPase TrbB, with the protein MSVTHPQSNERRRTMLRTAMGTEIAAALADPLVVEVMVNPDGALRLDRLGEGRIDTRVRLGAAEVERIIRMVASHIRLEVHGGNPIVSAELPESGERFEGLLPPVSSAPCFSIRKPAAKIYTLEDYVSDRILLPAQADLMKRAVHDRKNILVAGGTSSGKTTFANALLAEMATRDERVILIEDTRELQCAAPDCVSLRTKPGVVNLAALVRSTLRLRPDRIIVGEVRGAEALDMLKAWNTGHPGGIATVHANSARAALYRLEQLIQESVVTVPRRLIAEAIDILVFIQGRGLSRRIETIAELTGLETDGDYAVKELSSIRLQAL; encoded by the coding sequence ATGAGCGTCACCCACCCGCAATCGAACGAACGCCGCCGCACCATGCTGCGCACCGCTATGGGCACCGAGATCGCCGCGGCCCTTGCCGATCCGCTGGTGGTTGAAGTCATGGTCAACCCGGACGGCGCACTCCGGCTGGATCGGCTGGGCGAGGGCCGCATAGACACGCGCGTCCGCCTCGGCGCAGCGGAGGTGGAACGCATCATCCGTATGGTCGCCTCGCACATCCGCTTGGAAGTGCATGGCGGCAATCCGATTGTCAGCGCCGAGCTGCCGGAGTCGGGTGAGCGCTTCGAGGGCTTGTTGCCGCCCGTCTCCAGTGCACCGTGTTTCTCGATCCGCAAGCCGGCCGCCAAGATATACACGCTGGAAGACTACGTCTCGGACCGCATCCTGCTTCCCGCGCAGGCCGACCTGATGAAGCGCGCGGTCCACGACCGCAAGAACATCCTGGTCGCGGGCGGTACCAGCTCCGGCAAGACCACCTTCGCCAACGCGCTTCTGGCCGAGATGGCGACGCGCGACGAACGGGTGATCCTGATCGAGGATACGCGCGAGCTGCAATGCGCCGCGCCGGACTGCGTGTCCCTGCGCACCAAGCCGGGCGTCGTCAATCTCGCCGCCCTGGTCCGCTCGACCCTTCGCCTGCGTCCCGATCGCATCATCGTCGGCGAAGTGCGGGGCGCCGAAGCGCTCGACATGCTCAAGGCCTGGAACACGGGTCATCCGGGCGGCATCGCCACGGTGCATGCCAATTCGGCGCGCGCCGCGCTCTACCGGCTCGAACAGCTCATCCAGGAAAGCGTCGTCACCGTGCCGCGGCGACTGATCGCCGAGGCCATCGACATCCTGGTGTTCATCCAGGGCCGCGGACTGTCACGGCGCATCGAGACCATCGCCGAACTGACCGGCCTCGAGACAGACGGCGACTACGCCGTCAAAGAACTCTCATCCATCCGACTGCAAGCGCTCTAG
- a CDS encoding CopG family transcriptional regulator, with protein sequence MKPRQNLYLDEDLSAELERLAKKPGTSKSAIVAEALKTLFERKGSKELDDKLKPRLDKLSHQLNRIERNQRVLIESLALYIRFHFSILPPLPEADQAAGRALAADRFQAFIDQVGRRVAGGKSVVDDVFGRMAESETPQ encoded by the coding sequence ATGAAGCCCCGGCAGAATCTGTATCTGGATGAAGACCTCTCAGCAGAGCTAGAACGCCTGGCCAAGAAGCCCGGCACGTCAAAATCGGCGATCGTCGCCGAAGCGCTCAAGACCCTGTTCGAGCGCAAGGGATCGAAGGAGCTCGACGACAAGCTCAAGCCCCGACTCGACAAGCTGTCCCATCAGCTCAACCGCATCGAACGCAACCAGCGGGTGCTGATCGAGAGCCTCGCGCTCTATATCCGGTTCCACTTCTCGATCCTGCCGCCATTGCCCGAAGCAGATCAAGCGGCGGGCCGGGCGCTCGCCGCCGACCGCTTCCAGGCCTTCATCGACCAGGTCGGCCGTCGCGTCGCCGGTGGCAAGAGCGTCGTCGACGACGTCTTCGGCCGTATGGCGGAAAGCGAGACGCCGCAATGA
- a CDS encoding nuclease-related domain-containing protein: protein MEALVKEALNKLSWPLLEAGLASAIDDACFGELLGHLRRCAALIVQRPDKARELRRDAFLAGLRAFAAGQGKDFAEKAAALEHDLRRIEAGYRGILTTLAMSPVAIFTPAERIAGLLRTVEQLYKQVVAASDRAMRKGKTFSPTFMLQDDQGISFNADGALSAMVDVMGMTLKMEAHGAGWFDLQGRLVLPALPVASEDLVRLSDVTAHLANWWRRWLRTETRFRYWGGELSEHDMTSAANGLTAVVEYMPAGSVAEELDYIANERLNDRLVQTFMEMMTQTPLATAGKGIDNPLPIGRGSMVSEREGHAAVSLCEILAYDILASDERPGGLRVVEWLRGYAVLHALAEREAQKANPIYLPMFDAAELLAVLERCGLSAKAANVFVNRVTFGRKSWDLFDHPLLRTADGNYLLFGAAIMPADLARITLSAIANLGVSLARKGKAFEEDTRRRLKAQPGLSVYAFKANRGGEEFEYDAVVVCGDYLFVLECKNRSLSGHDPMQAYYFDRETRSHVRQVQRLVQALKTYPDILETHIGAHALTLEVVPCVVNSLPFAVPGGIDGVYFTDASALKWFFENGTLRQVAAHRLPKEHRLLHRSVLKSYWEGDVPTPKDLLRQLQSPFQIELMRAHMSVAELQFGIGPTTFGVSHEYTRTAPTTESLIDFAGANIAVLRKERQMARMVTALRKKHERDQLVAGVRAGRNRRN, encoded by the coding sequence ATGGAAGCGCTCGTCAAAGAGGCATTGAACAAACTGTCCTGGCCGCTGCTGGAGGCCGGATTGGCGAGTGCCATCGATGACGCCTGCTTCGGAGAGTTGCTCGGACACCTGCGGCGGTGCGCGGCGCTCATCGTGCAGAGGCCCGACAAGGCGCGCGAATTGCGGCGAGACGCCTTTCTCGCTGGGCTGCGCGCCTTCGCGGCCGGTCAGGGAAAGGACTTTGCGGAGAAAGCCGCTGCGTTGGAGCACGATCTCCGCCGCATCGAAGCGGGCTATCGCGGCATCCTGACGACTCTGGCGATGAGCCCGGTGGCGATCTTCACCCCAGCGGAGCGGATTGCCGGACTGCTCAGAACGGTGGAGCAGCTCTACAAGCAGGTGGTCGCCGCGAGTGATCGCGCGATGCGCAAGGGCAAGACCTTTTCGCCGACGTTCATGCTGCAGGACGATCAGGGCATTTCCTTCAACGCGGACGGCGCGCTGTCCGCGATGGTGGATGTCATGGGCATGACTCTCAAGATGGAGGCGCATGGCGCGGGGTGGTTCGATCTCCAGGGTCGGCTGGTGCTGCCCGCCCTGCCGGTGGCCTCCGAGGACCTTGTTCGCCTCTCGGACGTCACCGCCCACCTGGCGAACTGGTGGCGGCGCTGGCTGCGCACGGAGACGCGGTTTCGCTACTGGGGTGGTGAGCTGAGCGAGCATGACATGACCTCGGCGGCGAACGGTCTGACCGCGGTGGTCGAGTATATGCCCGCAGGCTCGGTCGCCGAAGAGCTGGATTACATCGCCAACGAACGGCTCAACGACCGCCTGGTGCAGACGTTCATGGAGATGATGACCCAGACACCGCTGGCGACGGCGGGCAAGGGGATCGACAACCCGCTGCCGATTGGCCGCGGCAGTATGGTATCGGAACGCGAGGGCCATGCCGCTGTCTCGCTCTGTGAAATCCTCGCCTATGACATTCTGGCGAGCGACGAACGGCCGGGCGGTCTCCGTGTCGTCGAGTGGCTACGCGGCTATGCGGTGCTGCACGCTTTGGCCGAGCGCGAAGCGCAAAAGGCAAACCCCATCTATCTGCCCATGTTCGACGCGGCAGAGCTGCTGGCGGTGCTCGAACGCTGCGGTCTGTCGGCAAAGGCGGCAAACGTCTTCGTCAACCGTGTCACCTTCGGTCGCAAGAGTTGGGATCTCTTCGACCACCCGCTGTTGCGAACTGCCGATGGCAACTACCTCCTGTTCGGTGCCGCGATCATGCCGGCCGACCTCGCGCGCATTACGCTCTCCGCCATCGCCAATCTGGGCGTGTCTCTCGCCCGCAAGGGCAAGGCCTTCGAGGAAGACACAAGGCGTCGCCTGAAGGCGCAGCCTGGGCTCTCGGTGTATGCGTTCAAAGCCAACCGGGGCGGCGAGGAGTTTGAGTACGATGCCGTTGTGGTGTGTGGCGACTATCTCTTTGTCTTGGAGTGCAAGAACCGCAGCCTATCGGGCCACGATCCGATGCAAGCCTATTATTTCGACCGCGAGACACGATCGCATGTCCGTCAGGTTCAGCGCCTCGTGCAGGCGCTGAAGACGTATCCCGACATCTTGGAGACGCATATCGGGGCGCATGCTCTGACGCTGGAGGTCGTCCCCTGCGTGGTGAACTCGCTACCTTTTGCAGTTCCAGGTGGAATCGATGGCGTGTACTTCACCGATGCGTCGGCGCTGAAGTGGTTCTTCGAAAATGGAACGCTGCGGCAGGTGGCGGCGCACCGGCTGCCGAAGGAACACCGTCTCCTCCATCGCTCGGTGCTGAAATCCTACTGGGAGGGCGATGTGCCGACCCCGAAAGATTTGTTGCGCCAGCTGCAATCGCCTTTTCAGATCGAGCTCATGCGCGCGCACATGTCCGTCGCAGAGCTGCAGTTCGGTATTGGACCCACGACCTTTGGTGTCTCCCATGAGTACACCCGCACAGCTCCAACCACGGAGTCGCTCATCGACTTCGCAGGCGCCAACATCGCCGTGCTGCGTAAAGAACGGCAGATGGCGCGGATGGTCACGGCCCTTCGCAAGAAGCACGAACGAGACCAGCTCGTCGCCGGTGTCCGGGCGGGGCGCAATCGCCGCAATTAG
- a CDS encoding S26 family signal peptidase has protein sequence MSARQTVIATLAACALIADGGPKTPRLVWNATASAPIGLYRAARGETLHRGDLVLALPSRSIQQFAASRGYLPFGVPLVKHVAALAHDRICARGDTITINGHVAVIRLTADGNHRPLPAWTGCQTLTQSSVLLLNPDVPQSFDGRYFGPISTTAILGKLVPLWTH, from the coding sequence ATGAGCGCGCGCCAAACCGTCATCGCCACCCTTGCGGCCTGTGCTTTGATCGCAGACGGCGGACCGAAGACACCGCGTCTTGTCTGGAACGCGACCGCCAGCGCACCCATCGGTCTCTACCGAGCCGCGAGAGGCGAAACGCTTCACCGCGGCGATCTCGTTCTCGCCTTGCCATCACGGTCAATCCAGCAGTTCGCGGCAAGTCGCGGCTATCTCCCGTTCGGCGTACCATTGGTCAAACACGTTGCGGCTCTCGCGCATGATCGCATCTGCGCGCGTGGCGACACGATCACCATCAACGGTCATGTCGCCGTCATTCGCCTCACTGCCGACGGGAATCATCGTCCGCTGCCGGCATGGACGGGGTGTCAGACGCTCACACAATCGTCCGTTCTGCTGCTCAATCCCGACGTGCCGCAATCTTTCGACGGACGCTATTTCGGGCCGATCTCCACCACCGCCATCCTCGGAAAGTTGGTGCCGCTATGGACGCATTGA
- the rlxS gene encoding relaxase/mobilization nuclease RlxS (I built this because a sul1 chimera in AMR looks like the C-terminus.) has protein sequence MRDDDFEPRPGKIGNRQSKRGRSYLQRVLHASVLAGPRSAARAFTGSRMGRGSGIGRMLSTRDRYAALRSRRVIIKSRIVKLAGKGLAAAKAHLRYIQRDGVTRDGQPGQLYDAERVGADGKAFLERGAGDRHQFRFIVSAEDGAEYEDLKPFVRRLMAQMETDLGTKLDWVAVDHFNTGHPHTHVMLRGKDNKGEDLIIARDYISQGMRERAAEIVAFDLGPRPDHEIEARLSNEVEQDRFTSLDRSLLRLTNDEGILDASSGRGSPLERTLLVARLQKLARLELADEIETGRWRLAPNMEDVLRRIGERGDIIKTLQHALQAHGVALDPSQLSVQDAGVSQRLVGEVVARGLSDEINDRSYLVLNGTDGRAHYVDIGRADEAAEIRRGMLVAIEPTHGGIRDVDRTVAQIAADNAGRYSVDHHLRSDPSASVEFAQAHVRRLEAMRRAGGFAIREKDGSWQIGPDHLAKVEAYEHDRARLVPVRIETLSRAPLVQQIGADGVTWLDKQIVAREPEAVTTIGFGREVRDALQRRRQWLMAEDLARQDNGAFTVRADLLASLQRRELTRVAGQLSAELGLMYSETKPGDRIEGVYRRAVDLASGRFALIEKARDFTLVPWRPVLERRLGQTVSGISRGETISWTLGRQRGGPAIE, from the coding sequence ATGCGCGACGACGACTTCGAGCCGAGGCCGGGCAAGATCGGCAACCGCCAGTCCAAGCGCGGGCGCAGTTATTTGCAGCGTGTCCTGCATGCATCCGTCTTAGCTGGCCCGCGAAGCGCCGCGCGGGCGTTCACCGGAAGCCGGATGGGGCGGGGCAGCGGCATCGGCCGAATGCTTTCGACCCGCGACCGCTATGCGGCGCTCCGGTCCCGCCGGGTGATCATCAAATCGCGCATCGTCAAACTGGCCGGCAAGGGGCTGGCGGCGGCCAAAGCGCATCTACGCTACATCCAGCGCGACGGCGTGACCCGCGACGGTCAGCCGGGGCAGCTCTATGACGCCGAGCGGGTCGGGGCCGACGGCAAGGCGTTCTTGGAGCGCGGGGCGGGCGACCGTCATCAGTTTCGCTTTATCGTCTCGGCCGAGGATGGCGCCGAGTACGAAGACCTGAAGCCTTTCGTACGCCGCCTGATGGCACAGATGGAGACCGATCTGGGCACCAAGCTCGACTGGGTGGCCGTCGATCATTTCAACACCGGCCATCCCCACACCCATGTGATGCTGCGCGGCAAGGACAACAAAGGCGAGGATCTGATCATCGCCCGCGACTACATCAGCCAGGGTATGCGCGAGCGCGCAGCGGAGATTGTGGCCTTCGACCTTGGTCCGCGCCCCGACCACGAGATCGAAGCCAGGCTGAGCAACGAGGTCGAACAGGACCGGTTCACCAGCCTGGACCGAAGCCTCCTGCGTCTCACGAACGACGAAGGCATTCTCGACGCGTCAAGCGGACGCGGTTCGCCGTTGGAGCGAACGCTTCTCGTCGCTCGCCTTCAGAAACTCGCGCGTCTGGAACTCGCGGACGAGATCGAGACGGGTCGCTGGCGCTTGGCGCCGAATATGGAAGACGTACTGCGCCGGATTGGCGAGCGCGGCGACATCATCAAGACCCTTCAGCACGCGTTGCAGGCGCACGGCGTGGCGCTCGATCCTTCTCAGCTTTCCGTGCAGGACGCGGGCGTCTCGCAAAGACTGGTCGGGGAGGTGGTCGCGCGTGGTCTCTCCGATGAGATCAATGACCGCTCCTATCTGGTGCTCAACGGCACGGACGGCCGGGCGCACTACGTCGACATTGGACGGGCGGACGAAGCGGCAGAGATTCGCCGCGGGATGCTGGTCGCGATCGAGCCTACGCATGGCGGAATTCGCGACGTCGACCGGACGGTCGCGCAGATCGCTGCCGACAATGCTGGCCGGTACAGCGTCGACCATCATCTGCGGAGCGATCCGTCCGCCTCCGTGGAGTTCGCGCAAGCCCATGTTCGGCGCTTGGAGGCGATGCGCCGCGCCGGCGGATTTGCCATCCGGGAAAAAGACGGTAGCTGGCAGATAGGGCCTGACCATCTGGCGAAGGTCGAGGCGTACGAACATGACCGCGCCCGGCTGGTCCCGGTCCGTATCGAAACCCTGTCTCGTGCTCCCTTGGTGCAGCAGATCGGCGCCGACGGCGTCACCTGGCTCGACAAGCAGATCGTGGCCCGCGAGCCGGAAGCGGTGACCACCATCGGGTTTGGGCGCGAGGTGCGCGACGCGCTCCAGCGCCGGCGCCAATGGCTGATGGCGGAAGACCTGGCGCGCCAGGACAACGGCGCGTTCACGGTCCGCGCCGACCTGCTAGCGTCGCTGCAGCGGCGCGAGCTTACGCGTGTGGCGGGCCAGCTCTCCGCCGAGCTTGGCCTGATGTACAGCGAAACCAAACCGGGTGACCGCATCGAGGGCGTCTACCGCCGCGCGGTGGACCTGGCGAGTGGCCGATTCGCACTGATCGAGAAGGCACGGGATTTCACGTTGGTCCCGTGGCGCCCGGTCCTGGAACGCAGACTCGGACAGACGGTCTCGGGGATTTCGCGCGGGGAAACAATCTCTTGGACCCTGGGTCGGCAGCGTGGCGGCCCCGCCATTGAATGA